One part of the Coffea eugenioides isolate CCC68of chromosome 10, Ceug_1.0, whole genome shotgun sequence genome encodes these proteins:
- the LOC113749289 gene encoding cytochrome P450 81E8-like, producing MENLCYYLVTILLCSLPLLLISKSLLFNHVKNKKLPPSPLALPIIGHLYLIKSSLFRDLTSLSSRYGPIFFLQFGRRSFVVVSSPSAIEECFTRNDIILANRPRGMAGDRFSYNYTVVGIAPYGHLWRVLRRLLVVESFSFNSLQRTSFIREEEIKMILRSIYRISKNGSLIRVDLNHWISVFTLNVIMRMLVGRCSIREEDAGEELGMQIIKEFREMFASGIALNLCDFFPILRWIGYKGLEKEMISLHKKRDKLFQGFIDEFQCSDTLLDKDKKALIANLLACKEKKSDFLSDDIIKGFALQYNVNMVIN from the exons ATGGAGAATCTCTGCTACTACCTCGTCACCATCTTATTGTGTTCTTTACCTTTACTTCTCATCTCCAAAAGCTTGCTTTTCAACCATGTCAAGAACAAGAAGTTACCACCAAGTCCACTAGCTCTGCCAATAATTGGCCATCTTTACCTTATCAAGAGCTCACTCTTCCGAGACTTGACTTCATTATCATCAAGATATGGTCCAATTTTCTTTCTCCAATTCGGCCGCCGTTCCTTTGTTGTTGTGTCATCTCCATCCGCCATTGAAGAGTGCTTCACCAGGAATGATATCATACTTGCAAACCGTCCTCGTGGCATGGCAGGGGACAGGTTTTCCTATAACTATACAGTCGTTGGGATAGCCCCATATGGCCACTTGTGGAGGGTTCTTCGTCGCCTCTTGGTCGTTGAATCTTTCTCTTTCAACAGCCTCCAGAGGACTTCATTTATCAGGGAAGAAGAAATTAAGATGATTCTCAGGTCAATTTACAGAATTTCAAAGAATGGAAGCCTAATAAGAGTTGATTTGAACCATTGGATTTCAGTTTTTACACTCAATGTTATCATGAGGATGCTTGTTGGACGATGCTCCATCAGAGAGGAGGATGCTGGAGAGGAGTTGGGGATGCAAATAATTAAAGAATTCAGGGAAATGTTTGCTTCAGGGATTGCGCTGAATTTGTGTGACTTCTTTCCTATATTAAGATGGATTGGCTACAAGGGACTGGAAAAGGAAATGATCTCTTTGCACAAGAAGAGAGATAAACTCTTTCAGGGTTTCATAGACGAATTTCAATGTTCAGATACTCTGCTGGACAAGGATAAGAAGGCATTGATTGCAAATCTGCTTGCttgtaaggaaaaaaaatctgattttctaTCAGATGACATCATAAAAGGTTTTGCGTTG CAATATAATGTTAATATGGTTATCAATTAA
- the LOC113748863 gene encoding cytochrome P450 81D11-like, whose product MLTAGRETSTLTTEWAMLLLLNHPKALQKLRTEIDNSVGHGRLVDESDIPKLPYLRCVVNETLRLYPAAPLLIPHHASEDCRVGGYDIPKGTIVLANAWAVHRDPKLWEEPEKFMPERFEGKGLMDKEEFNSKFLPFGIGRRACPGANLGIRNVSLAVGTFIQCFDWDKVEEDGELDVNFSNRITLKKANHLEAICAPRQESIQLLSQL is encoded by the coding sequence ATGCTTACAGCCGGAAGAGAAACGTCCACACTGACCACTGAATGGGCTATGTTGCTTTTACTGAATCACCCGAAGGCACTACAGAAACTAAGGACTGAGATTGACAACAGCGTAGGACATGGAAGGCTGGTGGATGAATCTGATATTCCAAAGCTTCCCTATCTTCGTTGTGTTGTCAATGAGACATTGAGACTGTACCCCGCGGCACCACTTCTGATACCTCATCATGCATCTGAAGACTGCCGAGTCGGGGGGTATGATATTCCAAAAGGTACGATTGTTTTAGCTAATGCATGGGCCGTGCATAGGGATCCAAAACTCTGGGAGGAGCCTGAGAAATTCATGCCAGAAAGATTCGAAGGGAAGGGATTAATGGATAAAGAAGAGTTCAATTCCAAGTTTTTACCATTTGGGATAGGGAGGAGAGCTTGCCCCGGAGCCAATCTAGGCATTCGGAATGTCTCATTGGCAGTGGGTACATTCATCCAGTGTTTTGATTGGGATAAAGTTGAAGAGGATGGTGAATTGGACGTTAACTTTAGCAACAGAATCACTCTGAAGAAGGCTAACCATTTGGAGGCCATATGCGCTCCACGCCAGGAATCAATCCAACTTCTCTCTCAACTTTGA